Proteins encoded together in one Sander lucioperca isolate FBNREF2018 chromosome 17, SLUC_FBN_1.2, whole genome shotgun sequence window:
- the LOC116052106 gene encoding L-amino-acid oxidase-like codes for MDPHWVKWKLIAASVLLLTLYHSTTAAVSLKDNLADCLEDKDYDELLQTVKNGLPRMNTSHHVVIVGAGVAGLTAAKLLQDAGHKVTIIESSGRVGGRVETYRNEEEGWYAELGAMRIPSTHQIVRGFADELKVKLNNFIMYDPNTFYLVNGLLKKTYTVQCDPDILKYNVTPSEKGKSADELLQQALQKVKDYVQTNDCEAALKKYDHYSVKEYLKEEGDLSSEAIRMIGDLLNEESLMYTALTEMIYDQTDINDNTTYYEVTGGSDLLPKAFLNVLDVPILLNSKVKNISQSNKGVVVSYQTGQQSSLTDLFADVVLVTTTAKAALFIDFDPPLSIKKMEALRAVHYDSSTKIILTFSEKFWEKDGIRGGKSITDGPSRFIYYPSHSFPTNEKIGVLLASYTWSDESLLFLGASDEDLKELALRDLAKIHGERVKSLCTGVVVKRWSADPHSLGAFALFTPYQHLEYSKELFSGEGRVHFAGEHTAFPHAWIETSMKSAIRAASIINKGSARTQHHDEL; via the exons ATGGATCCACATTGGGTGAAGTGGAAATTAA TTGCTGCCAGTGTGCTGCTGCTCACATTGTACCACAGCACCACTGCTGCTGTCAGCTTGAAGGATAATCTGGCTGATTGTCTGGAGGACAAAGACTATGATGAACTGCTGCAGACTGTGAAGAACGGCCTCCCGCGCATGAATACATCTCATCATGTTGTTATTGTGGGAGCTGGCGTGGCTGGACTGACCGCTGCCAAGCTACTGCAAGACGCAGGACACAAG GTAACCATAATAGAGTCTAGTGGTCGTGTTGGAGGACGGGTGGAGACCTACAGGAATGAAGAAGAGGGCTGGTATGCTGAACTGGGAGCCATGAGGATCCCAAGTACTCACCA AATCGTTCGTGGGTTTGCGGACGAGCTAAAGGTCAAGCTGAATAACTTCATCATGTATGACCCCAACACCTTTTACTTGGTTAATGGGTTGTTGAAGAAGACGTACACAGTACAATGTGACCCTGACATTCTGAAGTACAACGTGACGCCAAGTGAGAAAGGGAAGTCAGCCGACGAACTGCTACAACAAGCGTTGCAGAAG GTAAAAGATTACGTGCAGACTAATGACTGCGAGGCTGCGCTGAAAAAATATGACCACTACTCTGTGAAG GAGTATCTGAAAGAAGAAGGAGATCTGAGTTCAGAAGCAATAAGGATGATTGGAGACCTTCTTAATGAAGAGAGCCTCATGTACACAGCGCTGACTGAGATGATCTATGACCAGACTGACATCAACGACAACACTAC GTATTATGAAGTGACTGGTGGATCAGACCTTCTCCCGAAAGCTTTTCTTAATGTCCTGGATGTTCCTATTCTCCTCAACTCCAAGGTCAAAAACATCAGCCAGTCAAATAAAGGTGTAGTAGTATCGTACCAGACAGGACAACAGTCCTCTTTGACAGATCTTTTCGCTGACGTTGTCCTGGTAACAACCACAGCCAAAGCAGCCCTCTTCATTGACTTTGATCCACCTCTCTCCATCAAAAAGATGGAGGCACTGAGGGCAGTCCACTATGACAGCTCCACTAAAATCATCCTCACCTTCAGCGAGAAGTTCTGGGAGAAGGATGGCATCCGAGGTGGAAAGAGCATCACCGACGGGCCATCCCGTTTCATCTACTACCCCAGCCACAGTTTCCCAACCAATGAGAAGATTGGCGTCCTCCTGGCCTCCTACACCTGGTCTGACGAATCCCTCCTCTTCTTAGGTGCGAGCGATGAAGACCTGAAAGAGCTGGCTCTGAGAGATTTGGCGAAGATCCACGGTGAGAGGGTCAAGTCTCTCTGCACAGGGGTGGTGGTGAAGAGGTGGAGTGCGGATCCTCACAGCTTGGGTGCCTTCGCTCTCTTCACACCCTACCAACATTTAGAGTACTCTAAAGAACTCTTCAGTGGTGAAGGCAGGGTGCACTTTGCAGGTGAACACACAGCCTTTCCTCACGCTTGGATCGAGACATCTATGAAATCTGCGATCAGGGCTGCTTCCATAATTAACAAAGGGTCAGCTAGAACTCAACACCATGACGAGCTCTAG